From Pigmentibacter ruber, a single genomic window includes:
- a CDS encoding AHH domain-containing protein — protein MNLIFTNSIAYAQQQFVAPYTPPTINVPKTPGTYGARELDWNVSDSGSISWNIPFSIPASRQMQISLALNYFPVSSIGEGGNFWSLNIPKIQIDKKRGKTNYLTATNCSQSLADNIFISSTQMIPLGNGTWVSQGNSGQDVLKCGENGSFVLYLNDGNIHEYGTTNEAKIQTPDGKINTWYLTKVRTFAGKGEINYNYIKPQFTAVELNLANTKEHREGFLGKPIFYSLPLLNLVQSDDVSVQLNYEYNNFIQPDFSFGIPQVSAQRISKVTVYKNLKQLNKYVFEYEKSDLAGRLISVVMYGQTDNAKHPKTVFKYNAKSFFKDSKLSLNKFSQYSFKNRSNYHEIGKDSLFLDIHGKGYPSLISREYFSGKLYLTYKDYDFKNLFQEETMKQKSLPETKTGKIILSEGVAKWQKWFYISKVKFADMDGHGAQDWVDFNDYNHIPLVYFNDYKKDKDDNVVIQRVAKFKAEDIRFLTQCDYANIQLMHINNDGKSDLFCIRSGAGKAYILLNKGMTPYTGSDAKPGQFIMEFEKIVLTLPLESSIYFNPDKMRIVDWNNDGLSDILNDSSGDLVVYLNNGKFSQGIYTEAAFTPTTLGRIRNLEPSNLKNINIVDIFGNGLPSLIAPKSYGFKILVNNGVSNKLTEVDVYTGRGYVNTENFQVIDLIGSGKPIVVSQYPDSLKYTFLNLDLPSFPNLLSSVLTEDGRYIKINYSTPLKELHETLTFETDPEIINQAQNNFILPVIFPLVKQISTSDGFNPVQITRYAYRSPAYDKKLAKFLAFGLTRSLKVGDETQAGQLTENRFLSGRRYLSESTQYYHELLKTNSSVFSSEINALDQNTAVKCNVSTQNEKENEWCTQLAGYKYSTKVGAALNANSAFSGDFSEKENIFIAQKTVSAKQMESHLLRGLGVIPINQYFLASILTMSETEKIIGKNYLGNNAESLKIKYNTYDEFNRLHTVTDLSNTSQGEKSSTTTLEYFCPATHSENLAIFCNKVSKVTLSSTSHAPQMSYQYHYQTQTGLLYQHDKTNHLGVSTKQWAIQEFDFYGRPKVYQSTTGDKQIFTWSETGIELLSVTDRYGIKNSATYDELGNLTRLESTRGTIKGFEYDEFSRLVKLYKNKTTPGTIIKTNSAESENLIKKVTTFISDFVKSKNNEKKYFHIKIPNLNYDKELLETESYEYSFPKLSTVVGKSTLDIQQFMDSLEENQNKSAEFSILNDYNLEKLPSLNGQNINFGFVSIYNRNRADEKLTLNKKIWLSGKDEAIFEASRLDANRFSLGNKSARNSLGSVFKDYVNSEISEEQVLNNILPRIQFGLNQTLNHEKAILKNKTTFFFDGSIKTVEFPDGQILENKVGANFREVISPEGRKTRSVYNEVGELVRIEKGLTSQGNTTEITHILDMEYDAFHRLIKVADNDGLVAEQQFLANGFPSYIANTRLGIIKHFYDDYDRIIQTNTCERNTVPEECIKTSANLLAEKNTIYDTYDRISEIVSTKYNKLNKTNAVDKILYSYGEEISQPASLGLLKSTSVIAKSQLGTSKNIQQYFLNEEGVVNSQILDLYFGQDSNEVNISQYIVDKEFNLAGNIEKVSSIGGFPNEKNIQLLAKNVSGYELKYILGNNNLSNLKFINQDKVISTPVENIYFNNQGYLTQIQFENNLKLQTEWHLQKQIPTAIWLGESQNIPQKLSDISSANSLFHHGWEYDKDYLITTSKDLSANKYDNIYHPSSTFKYDFFGRLSETKGLWGEINYQYSASGKIKKVTRSGNFIASRVSANLNQLIDNYEYSNSESSSLDGLLVSIISTDGKESIKQFYNHDSSGYREFGVAPTLAVLNKQSSESWKTPDSIPMQKYIWNGNGQLQAVYSAKHVDKNVIYNELLSYRMFNDKGHLIAEFDSVELEEVINASKGTVEKPQVKTLTHPRFVKVTDNIYFERDELHFNINLGEFATLSLITRNPILNATSPETISDTSAQFRKELRIKDVVGSIAAVIDIDTKKVVEKNVTEPFGLARDLPLLSNANFENTQNSTQRIDSQFFTSIQNNSRATWPKKSFEMFNASSESNSQGMRATEQFATGKFSAQSGLHTMGVRSYDPARGLWLSPDVYIGQSLERMLQNPDDSNLFQYSGNNPVIMNDPSGENIIIKTAIKVVRTGNLIQSTYDSVDSVRRHATTIIDPNTNLTEKMQATSDLIGDFLPVNADDLYAAADFIQSVLAVDQSVPVNTVLPESKIETATEVEAKSKQKDPEHHICTNKNDKSPRAGGPWTPRFRAMFEKAGLDMDKGPENTVRVPGHKGPHTFEYHNEIYTRLKEVTKGLDGEEYTKAFTKELENIKKEIVTPGTNLNNLVTKKDSNGNSTVKSKENSGGPKIDRTKR, from the coding sequence TTGAATCTTATTTTTACTAATTCAATAGCATATGCTCAGCAACAGTTTGTTGCTCCTTATACTCCTCCTACAATTAATGTACCAAAAACTCCTGGTACATATGGTGCTCGAGAACTTGATTGGAATGTTTCTGATTCGGGAAGTATTAGTTGGAATATTCCATTTTCTATTCCAGCTTCCCGCCAGATGCAAATTAGTTTAGCATTAAATTATTTTCCTGTTTCTTCAATTGGCGAAGGTGGAAATTTTTGGAGTTTAAATATTCCAAAAATTCAAATAGATAAAAAAAGAGGGAAAACAAATTATCTAACAGCAACAAATTGTAGTCAGTCACTTGCGGATAATATTTTTATCTCAAGTACTCAAATGATACCCTTAGGAAATGGAACTTGGGTAAGTCAAGGAAATTCTGGTCAAGATGTTCTAAAATGTGGAGAAAATGGTTCTTTTGTTCTTTATTTAAATGATGGTAATATCCATGAGTATGGGACAACAAATGAAGCTAAAATTCAAACTCCAGATGGAAAAATAAATACTTGGTACTTAACTAAAGTTAGAACTTTTGCAGGGAAGGGAGAAATAAACTACAATTATATTAAGCCTCAATTTACTGCCGTTGAATTAAATTTAGCCAACACAAAAGAACATAGAGAGGGATTTTTAGGAAAACCTATTTTTTATTCCTTACCATTATTAAATTTAGTACAATCCGATGATGTTTCTGTTCAATTAAATTATGAATATAATAATTTTATTCAACCAGATTTTTCCTTTGGAATACCTCAAGTATCTGCGCAAAGAATTTCTAAAGTTACTGTTTATAAAAATTTAAAACAATTAAATAAATATGTTTTTGAATATGAAAAATCAGACTTAGCAGGTAGATTAATTTCAGTTGTAATGTATGGACAAACCGACAATGCAAAACATCCAAAAACTGTTTTTAAATATAATGCAAAATCTTTTTTCAAAGACAGCAAGTTAAGTTTAAATAAATTTTCCCAATATTCTTTCAAAAATCGTTCTAATTATCATGAAATTGGAAAAGATTCTTTGTTCTTAGATATTCATGGGAAAGGTTATCCTTCTTTAATTTCGCGCGAATATTTTAGTGGAAAATTATATTTAACATATAAAGACTATGATTTTAAAAATTTGTTTCAAGAAGAAACTATGAAACAAAAATCTTTACCAGAAACAAAAACTGGAAAAATAATACTTTCAGAAGGTGTAGCGAAATGGCAAAAATGGTTTTATATAAGTAAAGTTAAATTTGCTGATATGGATGGACATGGGGCTCAAGATTGGGTTGATTTTAATGACTATAACCATATTCCACTTGTATATTTTAATGACTATAAAAAAGATAAAGATGATAATGTTGTTATACAACGTGTAGCAAAATTTAAGGCAGAAGATATTCGATTTTTAACACAATGCGACTATGCAAATATTCAATTAATGCATATTAATAATGATGGTAAAAGTGATTTATTTTGTATCCGTTCAGGAGCTGGAAAAGCATATATTTTATTGAATAAAGGTATGACTCCATATACTGGATCAGATGCAAAACCAGGTCAATTTATTATGGAATTTGAAAAAATTGTTTTAACTTTACCGCTAGAAAGTAGTATTTATTTTAATCCTGATAAAATGCGGATTGTTGATTGGAATAATGATGGTTTATCTGACATATTAAATGACTCTTCCGGCGATTTGGTTGTTTATTTAAACAATGGTAAATTTTCACAAGGTATTTATACTGAAGCTGCATTTACTCCCACTACTTTAGGAAGAATAAGAAATTTAGAACCCTCTAATTTAAAAAATATAAATATTGTAGATATTTTTGGTAATGGGTTGCCAAGCTTAATTGCACCAAAAAGTTATGGGTTTAAAATTTTAGTAAACAACGGAGTTAGTAATAAGTTAACAGAGGTAGATGTTTATACTGGAAGAGGTTATGTAAATACAGAAAATTTTCAAGTAATTGATTTGATTGGTTCTGGAAAACCAATTGTAGTATCTCAATATCCAGACTCATTAAAATATACTTTTTTAAATTTAGATTTACCTTCCTTCCCAAATTTACTATCTTCAGTTTTAACAGAAGATGGACGTTACATTAAAATTAATTATTCTACACCTTTAAAAGAATTACATGAAACTTTAACGTTTGAAACCGATCCTGAAATCATCAATCAAGCACAAAATAATTTTATTTTACCTGTGATTTTTCCATTGGTAAAACAAATTTCAACTAGTGATGGTTTTAATCCTGTTCAAATTACACGATATGCGTATAGGTCTCCTGCATATGATAAAAAATTAGCTAAATTTCTTGCGTTTGGTTTAACTCGATCATTAAAAGTAGGAGATGAAACACAAGCTGGACAACTAACTGAAAATAGATTTTTATCTGGCAGAAGATATTTAAGTGAATCAACTCAATATTATCATGAATTATTAAAAACCAATTCGTCTGTTTTTTCTTCAGAAATAAATGCTTTAGATCAGAATACAGCTGTTAAATGCAATGTCTCTACTCAGAATGAGAAAGAAAATGAATGGTGTACACAATTAGCAGGGTATAAATATTCAACAAAAGTTGGAGCTGCATTAAATGCAAATTCAGCATTTAGTGGTGATTTTTCTGAAAAAGAAAATATTTTTATCGCACAAAAAACAGTTTCAGCAAAACAGATGGAATCACACTTACTACGTGGATTAGGTGTGATTCCAATAAATCAATATTTCTTAGCCTCAATTTTGACAATGAGTGAAACAGAAAAAATAATTGGGAAAAATTATTTAGGGAATAATGCTGAGTCTTTGAAAATAAAATACAATACTTATGATGAATTTAATAGATTACATACTGTTACAGATTTAAGTAATACAAGCCAAGGGGAAAAATCATCTACCACAACTCTTGAATACTTTTGTCCTGCTACACATAGTGAAAATTTAGCAATCTTTTGTAATAAAGTGAGTAAAGTAACTTTATCTAGTACTTCACACGCACCACAAATGAGCTATCAATATCATTATCAGACACAAACAGGACTTTTATATCAACATGACAAAACTAATCATTTAGGCGTATCAACAAAACAATGGGCAATTCAAGAATTTGATTTTTATGGGCGTCCTAAAGTTTATCAATCTACAACAGGGGATAAACAAATTTTTACATGGTCAGAAACAGGAATAGAATTATTATCTGTAACTGATAGATATGGAATTAAAAACTCTGCAACTTATGATGAGCTTGGCAATCTTACTCGGCTGGAGAGCACAAGGGGCACCATTAAAGGATTTGAGTATGATGAATTTTCACGATTAGTAAAATTATATAAAAATAAGACTACTCCCGGAACTATAATTAAAACAAATTCGGCGGAAAGTGAAAATTTAATTAAAAAAGTAACAACTTTTATTTCAGATTTTGTAAAAAGTAAAAATAATGAAAAAAAATATTTTCATATTAAAATTCCCAATCTTAACTATGATAAAGAATTATTAGAAACTGAAAGTTATGAATATAGTTTTCCAAAACTTTCTACTGTTGTTGGTAAATCAACGCTTGATATTCAACAATTTATGGATTCATTGGAGGAAAATCAAAATAAATCAGCAGAGTTTTCAATTTTAAATGATTACAATTTAGAAAAACTACCATCTTTAAATGGTCAAAATATTAACTTTGGGTTTGTTTCTATTTATAATAGAAATCGTGCAGATGAAAAATTAACTCTAAACAAAAAAATATGGCTTTCTGGGAAAGATGAAGCTATTTTCGAGGCTTCTCGTTTAGATGCCAATCGATTTAGTTTAGGAAATAAATCAGCTAGAAATAGCCTTGGTAGCGTTTTTAAAGATTATGTAAATTCAGAAATTTCAGAAGAACAAGTATTAAATAATATTTTGCCAAGAATTCAATTTGGATTAAATCAAACTTTAAATCATGAAAAAGCGATATTAAAAAATAAAACTACTTTTTTCTTTGATGGCTCTATAAAAACAGTTGAGTTTCCCGATGGACAAATTTTAGAAAATAAGGTTGGAGCAAATTTTAGAGAAGTTATATCGCCTGAAGGTAGAAAAACTCGTTCAGTTTACAATGAAGTCGGTGAGTTAGTTAGAATTGAGAAAGGTTTAACTTCACAAGGTAACACGACAGAGATAACTCATATTTTAGATATGGAATATGATGCTTTTCATCGATTAATAAAAGTAGCAGATAATGATGGTTTAGTAGCGGAACAGCAATTTTTAGCAAATGGTTTTCCCTCTTATATTGCAAATACTCGCCTAGGTATCATAAAACATTTTTATGATGATTATGACAGAATTATACAAACAAATACTTGTGAACGAAACACTGTTCCTGAAGAATGTATTAAAACTTCTGCAAATCTATTAGCAGAGAAAAATACAATATACGATACGTATGACAGAATTTCAGAAATAGTCTCTACTAAATATAATAAATTAAATAAAACTAATGCGGTTGATAAAATATTGTATTCTTACGGAGAAGAAATTAGTCAACCTGCCAGTTTAGGTTTATTAAAATCGACCTCAGTTATTGCAAAGAGTCAACTTGGAACAAGTAAAAATATACAACAATATTTTTTAAATGAAGAAGGAGTTGTAAATTCACAAATTCTTGATTTATATTTTGGTCAAGATAGCAATGAAGTAAATATTAGCCAGTATATTGTAGATAAAGAATTTAATTTAGCCGGAAATATTGAAAAAGTTTCTAGCATTGGTGGATTTCCTAATGAAAAAAATATACAATTATTAGCCAAAAATGTTTCTGGTTATGAATTAAAATATATACTTGGTAATAACAATTTAAGTAATTTAAAATTTATCAATCAAGATAAAGTTATTTCAACACCTGTTGAAAATATTTATTTTAATAATCAGGGTTACTTGACGCAAATTCAGTTTGAAAATAATTTAAAATTGCAAACAGAATGGCATTTACAAAAACAAATACCAACAGCAATTTGGTTAGGTGAATCCCAAAATATTCCCCAAAAATTATCTGATATTTCTAGTGCAAACTCCTTATTTCATCATGGCTGGGAATATGATAAAGACTATTTAATTACGACAAGTAAAGACTTATCAGCAAACAAATATGATAATATTTATCATCCTTCAAGTACTTTTAAATATGACTTCTTTGGTCGTTTGAGCGAAACAAAAGGCCTTTGGGGAGAAATAAATTATCAATACTCCGCAAGCGGTAAAATTAAAAAGGTTACAAGAAGCGGAAATTTTATTGCAAGTAGAGTTTCTGCAAATTTAAATCAATTAATTGATAATTATGAGTATTCTAATTCGGAAAGTTCGTCACTTGATGGACTTTTAGTTTCCATTATTTCAACTGATGGAAAAGAAAGCATAAAGCAGTTTTATAATCATGATAGTTCTGGATATCGTGAATTTGGAGTTGCTCCTACATTAGCAGTTTTAAATAAACAGAGCTCTGAAAGTTGGAAAACCCCAGATAGTATTCCCATGCAAAAGTATATATGGAATGGGAATGGACAATTACAAGCGGTTTATTCAGCAAAACATGTGGATAAAAATGTAATTTACAATGAATTGCTTTCTTATCGCATGTTTAATGATAAAGGACATTTAATTGCAGAATTTGACTCCGTTGAATTAGAAGAAGTAATAAATGCCAGTAAAGGAACGGTAGAAAAACCGCAAGTAAAAACTTTAACACATCCACGGTTTGTTAAAGTAACGGATAATATTTATTTTGAACGAGATGAATTACATTTTAATATTAATTTAGGCGAATTTGCAACTTTATCTTTAATTACAAGAAATCCAATATTAAATGCAACATCACCTGAAACTATATCTGATACCTCAGCCCAGTTTCGAAAAGAATTAAGAATAAAAGATGTAGTGGGATCGATAGCTGCAGTTATCGATATTGATACAAAAAAAGTTGTTGAAAAAAACGTAACAGAACCTTTTGGTTTGGCTAGAGATTTACCTTTACTAAGCAATGCAAATTTTGAAAATACTCAAAATAGTACCCAAAGAATTGATTCTCAGTTTTTTACAAGTATTCAAAATAATAGTCGTGCAACTTGGCCTAAAAAATCATTTGAAATGTTTAATGCCAGCTCTGAAAGTAACAGTCAGGGAATGCGGGCTACTGAGCAATTTGCTACTGGTAAATTTTCTGCGCAATCGGGTTTACATACAATGGGGGTCCGCTCCTATGATCCTGCACGTGGATTATGGCTTTCACCAGATGTCTATATTGGGCAAAGCCTTGAGCGGATGTTGCAGAATCCGGATGATTCAAATTTATTTCAGTATTCCGGAAATAACCCTGTAATAATGAATGACCCTTCTGGGGAAAATATCATTATTAAAACAGCGATTAAAGTTGTAAGAACAGGGAATTTAATTCAATCAACATATGATTCGGTCGATTCCGTTCGTAGACATGCCACTACAATCATAGATCCTAATACAAATTTAACAGAAAAAATGCAGGCTACTTCGGATCTTATTGGTGATTTTTTACCTGTAAATGCAGATGATCTGTATGCAGCCGCAGATTTCATTCAATCCGTTTTAGCAGTTGATCAAAGTGTTCCAGTTAATACTGTTCTTCCTGAAAGCAAAATTGAAACTGCTACGGAAGTGGAGGCTAAAAGCAAACAAAAAGATCCAGAGCACCATATTTGTACAAACAAAAATGATAAGTCACCTAGAGCAGGTGGTCCTTGGACACCAAGGTTTAGAGCTATGTTTGAAAAAGCTGGATTAGATATGGATAAAGGACCTGAAAATACGGTAAGAGTACCTGGGCATAAGGGGCCTCATACTTTTGAATATCATAATGAGATTTATACTAGGCTTAAAGAGGTTACAAAAGGTTTAGATGGTGAAGAATATACTAAAGCTTTCACAAAAGAATTAGAAAATATAAAAAAAGAGATAGTTACACCAGGAACAAATTTAAACAATTTAGTGACTAAAAAAGATAGCAATGGGAATTCGACAGTTAAGTCAAAGGAAAATTCAGGTGGCCCTAAGATTGATAGGACTAAAAGATAA
- a CDS encoding imm11 family protein, whose protein sequence is MSEFYKIIDPSPKFKYLLFNQVVEKDSENRYEDDIFNEGKSVAITKDLYTTQLWGKKYTDFHYGVAFAIYINEKIISCLKAVGETNFQLIPIVVYPGERPYYILNILNIIDCVDRENSKFRLFTEEYGRPDLLGKFYTFDKMVLDRSKVPKDVHIFRLKGYDLPVFITKELAEEFKKQNIQGFTLKPME, encoded by the coding sequence ATGAGTGAGTTTTATAAAATAATAGATCCTTCACCAAAATTTAAATATTTGTTGTTTAATCAGGTTGTAGAGAAAGATTCAGAAAATCGTTATGAAGATGATATTTTTAATGAAGGTAAATCTGTAGCGATAACTAAAGATCTTTATACAACTCAATTGTGGGGAAAAAAATATACAGATTTTCATTATGGTGTAGCATTTGCAATATATATAAATGAAAAAATTATATCTTGTTTAAAAGCTGTTGGAGAAACAAATTTTCAGCTTATTCCAATCGTTGTTTACCCAGGTGAAAGACCCTATTATATATTAAATATTTTAAATATAATTGATTGTGTTGATAGAGAAAATTCAAAATTTCGATTATTTACTGAAGAGTACGGAAGACCGGATCTTTTAGGTAAGTTTTATACATTTGATAAAATGGTTCTTGATAGATCTAAAGTACCTAAAGATGTGCATATTTTTAGATTAAAAGGATATGATTTGCCAGTTTTTATAACTAAAGAACTGGCTGAGGAATTTAAAAAACAGAATATTCAAGGATTTACATTGAAGCCTATGGAGTGA
- a CDS encoding DUF805 domain-containing protein, protein MRIISAIRLGLLNFNNTKIRSGRAEYWYFVIFLGLVNIILIFFSIFFVSKILSIFIFNTDTLKNISIIMIFIFLLIHAFLYLIITIRRLHDINKSGWNIILCFIPILSLIILFYCILPGDKFINNYGKPSTLE, encoded by the coding sequence ATGAGAATTATATCTGCAATTAGATTAGGCTTACTAAACTTCAACAATACCAAAATCCGAAGCGGTAGAGCTGAATATTGGTATTTTGTTATATTTTTAGGGCTTGTTAATATTATTTTAATCTTTTTTTCTATTTTTTTCGTATCAAAAATATTATCTATTTTTATTTTTAATACTGATACTTTAAAAAATATCTCAATTATAATGATATTTATTTTTTTGTTAATTCACGCATTTTTATACTTAATTATAACCATAAGAAGACTTCATGATATCAATAAAAGCGGCTGGAACATAATTTTATGTTTTATTCCAATACTTTCATTAATAATTCTATTCTATTGCATACTTCCAGGCGATAAATTTATAAATAATTATGGGAAGCCAAGTACTTTAGAATAG